In Falco naumanni isolate bFalNau1 chromosome 5, bFalNau1.pat, whole genome shotgun sequence, the following are encoded in one genomic region:
- the LOC121089329 gene encoding translation initiation factor IF-2-like isoform X3, giving the protein MFKSFAKLLPGLVAAPPKRSPGGGERRERPGQQSFCRRWPGTVAGPTPRGCPRLPSCAGTGGSGAAAARAGRGGGCSAAGSAPAPRGSGPAQPGAARPGPARLGSAPPRLPGARRGGGRAAPRPAVRKRRPVALRGRSAVRPPGEPGGGARGGCGAGGPGPTLPCPPAAPPCGQAPAKAASPLAAPPPPGARRRPPPPAAARRLSPRCCRRRGPAASLGSPVAAGPRGRAKRLARVRRVSHPGAIPRRWEGRVRADEGRWRRQSGRRARGGTWLWGQRAQLGGAGCSHVECQMKRQKGAVGGDGVGSVNPAAERRQKRLQIFT; this is encoded by the exons ATGTTTAAGAGCTTTGCAAAACTCTTGCCGGGATTAGTCGCCGCGCCGCCTAAGCGCTCGCCCGGCGGCGGAGAGCGGCGAGAACGGCCGGGGCAGCAAAGTTTCTGCCGGCGCTGGCCGGGCACAGTCGCGGGACCGACCCCTCGGGGCTGCCCCCGCCTCCCGAGCTGTGCGGGCaccgggggcagcggggcggctgCCGCCCGGGCAGGCAGGGGCGGGGGCTGCTCTGCGGCGGGCTCCGCTCCCGCTCCCCGCGGCTCCGGCCCCGCTCAGCCCGgtgcggcccggcccggcccggcccggctcggctcggctccgCCGCGGCTCCCGGGGGCGCGCCGGGGAGGCGGGCGAGCAGCGCCGCGGCCCGCAGTGCGCAAGCGCCGCCCGGTGGCGCTGCGGGGCCGCTCCGCTGTCCGCCCGCCGGGggagccgggcggcggggcgaggggagggTGCGGGGCAGGCGGGCCCGGCCCCACgctgccctgccctcccgcagccccgccgTGCGGGCAGGCTCCGGCAAAAGCCGCTTCCCCGCTGGcggcgcccccgccgcccggggcccgccgccgcccgccgccgcccgccgccgcccgccggctcTCCCCGCGCTGCTGCCGGCGGCGCGGTCCGGCTGCCAGCCTCGGCTCGCCGGTGGCCGCGGGGCCCCGGGGGCGAGCGAAGCGCCTTGCCCGGGTGCGGCGAGTCTCGCACCCCGGCGCGATTCCCAGGCGATGGGAAGGGAGGGTGAGGGCTGACGAGGGGCGCTGGCGGCGGCAGAGTGGGAGACGAGCCCGTGGGGGCACCTGGCTGTGGGGGCAGAGGGCAcagctggggggagcggggTGTTCCCATGTGGAATGCCAAATGAAGCGGCAGAAGGGTGCCGTTGGAGGAGATGGTGTTGGAAGCGTCAACCCCGCAGCCGAACGGCGTCAGAAGCGTCTCCAG ATTTTTACTTAA
- the LOC121089329 gene encoding translation initiation factor IF-2-like isoform X2, producing the protein MFKSFAKLLPGLVAAPPKRSPGGGERRERPGQQSFCRRWPGTVAGPTPRGCPRLPSCAGTGGSGAAAARAGRGGGCSAAGSAPAPRGSGPAQPGAARPGPARLGSAPPRLPGARRGGGRAAPRPAVRKRRPVALRGRSAVRPPGEPGGGARGGCGAGGPGPTLPCPPAAPPCGQAPAKAASPLAAPPPPGARRRPPPPAAARRLSPRCCRRRGPAASLGSPVAAGPRGRAKRLARVRRVSHPGAIPRRWEGRVRADEGRWRRQSGRRARGGTWLWGQRAQLGGAGCSHVECQMKRQKGAVGGDGVGSVNPAAERRQKRLQVQHRWTN; encoded by the coding sequence ATGTTTAAGAGCTTTGCAAAACTCTTGCCGGGATTAGTCGCCGCGCCGCCTAAGCGCTCGCCCGGCGGCGGAGAGCGGCGAGAACGGCCGGGGCAGCAAAGTTTCTGCCGGCGCTGGCCGGGCACAGTCGCGGGACCGACCCCTCGGGGCTGCCCCCGCCTCCCGAGCTGTGCGGGCaccgggggcagcggggcggctgCCGCCCGGGCAGGCAGGGGCGGGGGCTGCTCTGCGGCGGGCTCCGCTCCCGCTCCCCGCGGCTCCGGCCCCGCTCAGCCCGgtgcggcccggcccggcccggcccggctcggctcggctccgCCGCGGCTCCCGGGGGCGCGCCGGGGAGGCGGGCGAGCAGCGCCGCGGCCCGCAGTGCGCAAGCGCCGCCCGGTGGCGCTGCGGGGCCGCTCCGCTGTCCGCCCGCCGGGggagccgggcggcggggcgaggggagggTGCGGGGCAGGCGGGCCCGGCCCCACgctgccctgccctcccgcagccccgccgTGCGGGCAGGCTCCGGCAAAAGCCGCTTCCCCGCTGGcggcgcccccgccgcccggggcccgccgccgcccgccgccgcccgccgccgcccgccggctcTCCCCGCGCTGCTGCCGGCGGCGCGGTCCGGCTGCCAGCCTCGGCTCGCCGGTGGCCGCGGGGCCCCGGGGGCGAGCGAAGCGCCTTGCCCGGGTGCGGCGAGTCTCGCACCCCGGCGCGATTCCCAGGCGATGGGAAGGGAGGGTGAGGGCTGACGAGGGGCGCTGGCGGCGGCAGAGTGGGAGACGAGCCCGTGGGGGCACCTGGCTGTGGGGGCAGAGGGCAcagctggggggagcggggTGTTCCCATGTGGAATGCCAAATGAAGCGGCAGAAGGGTGCCGTTGGAGGAGATGGTGTTGGAAGCGTCAACCCCGCAGCCGAACGGCGTCAGAAGCGTCTCCAG
- the LOC121089329 gene encoding translation initiation factor IF-2-like isoform X1, whose product MFKSFAKLLPGLVAAPPKRSPGGGERRERPGQQSFCRRWPGTVAGPTPRGCPRLPSCAGTGGSGAAAARAGRGGGCSAAGSAPAPRGSGPAQPGAARPGPARLGSAPPRLPGARRGGGRAAPRPAVRKRRPVALRGRSAVRPPGEPGGGARGGCGAGGPGPTLPCPPAAPPCGQAPAKAASPLAAPPPPGARRRPPPPAAARRLSPRCCRRRGPAASLGSPVAAGPRGRAKRLARVRRVSHPGAIPRRWEGRVRADEGRWRRQSGRRARGGTWLWGQRAQLGGAGCSHVECQMKRQKGAVGGDGVGSVNPAAERRQKRLQVLISKSCQALNGLWKQEIIQQVLLMNEPKTY is encoded by the coding sequence ATGTTTAAGAGCTTTGCAAAACTCTTGCCGGGATTAGTCGCCGCGCCGCCTAAGCGCTCGCCCGGCGGCGGAGAGCGGCGAGAACGGCCGGGGCAGCAAAGTTTCTGCCGGCGCTGGCCGGGCACAGTCGCGGGACCGACCCCTCGGGGCTGCCCCCGCCTCCCGAGCTGTGCGGGCaccgggggcagcggggcggctgCCGCCCGGGCAGGCAGGGGCGGGGGCTGCTCTGCGGCGGGCTCCGCTCCCGCTCCCCGCGGCTCCGGCCCCGCTCAGCCCGgtgcggcccggcccggcccggcccggctcggctcggctccgCCGCGGCTCCCGGGGGCGCGCCGGGGAGGCGGGCGAGCAGCGCCGCGGCCCGCAGTGCGCAAGCGCCGCCCGGTGGCGCTGCGGGGCCGCTCCGCTGTCCGCCCGCCGGGggagccgggcggcggggcgaggggagggTGCGGGGCAGGCGGGCCCGGCCCCACgctgccctgccctcccgcagccccgccgTGCGGGCAGGCTCCGGCAAAAGCCGCTTCCCCGCTGGcggcgcccccgccgcccggggcccgccgccgcccgccgccgcccgccgccgcccgccggctcTCCCCGCGCTGCTGCCGGCGGCGCGGTCCGGCTGCCAGCCTCGGCTCGCCGGTGGCCGCGGGGCCCCGGGGGCGAGCGAAGCGCCTTGCCCGGGTGCGGCGAGTCTCGCACCCCGGCGCGATTCCCAGGCGATGGGAAGGGAGGGTGAGGGCTGACGAGGGGCGCTGGCGGCGGCAGAGTGGGAGACGAGCCCGTGGGGGCACCTGGCTGTGGGGGCAGAGGGCAcagctggggggagcggggTGTTCCCATGTGGAATGCCAAATGAAGCGGCAGAAGGGTGCCGTTGGAGGAGATGGTGTTGGAAGCGTCAACCCCGCAGCCGAACGGCGTCAGAAGCGTCTCCAG